The genomic DNA TGAAAGGTAACATCTGAGAGCGAAGTTAACTCTAACCCCAAGTTTGTGCCACAGACCCGATGGGTGTTAGGCAGCTGTTCACAACTGTACCGAAGCCCTTCGCTCACTTTATTCATCAGACAGGCACGAAGGCACAAGGAAGCAAACCGTTTTTTCACAGCAAAGAAAACACGCTTCGTCACTtcctggaaaaaacaaaacaaaaaacacttgtTTGAGGCAGTAAAAAGAGCGGAGACGCGTTCCTCTCTGTGAGGCTGAATGAGGATAACTTTGGTTTAACTTTTCAATCTCTCACCAGaggctgtctgtctgtctatgtcAGAACTTGTTTCAGTTCACAAATGTGATTGCAAAACACTTCCTCTTTAAAGACGTGGGAAGTGAAAACATGATCTGAGCCGACACTTTTctcccttttgttttttcactcaaTTCCAGATTATGTTCGTGCCCTGAAGGGCCTTTGACACAGTTACCATTCCACAGTGCGTTTTACTTGTCAGGTTTGAGCTCTTTAAGTGATGTTTGTATCGAGCGTGACTTGTTACACGTGTAGCACTGTACATTAACGCCATTTGATCTCACGGTTGGCATCTGCACCTCCACCCAAAGTAGATAACAAGGAAGTTTGGAGTGAAAAATGTTTTCGCTCGAATCAAAGACGGTATGGCATGaattcaaaacaaaaagcaaaggaGCAATGTTTTCATAACGCATATTCCTGTAAGGACATGAAGTGagctgaaagaggaagagggcTCAGATATTTACTGTCACTGCTTTATTCCCAGGTAAGATGGTGTAACTGTAGTCCAGCCTCAGGTGTGAAACCTCAGAGGCTGTGGGGGGTAGCTCTCATCGGTTTCCCTGTTTTGTTtcccttcttcagctctgaagcTGACGTACAGTTTATCATGTTTAAGTGGAACTTGAGTGTCTCATGGGAAAAACAGACCCAGTTCCTGTCCTCAGTCATCAGAGCCTCTCACTGCTCTTTCTTCCTGATTAGTTTTTTGTGGCCATGTAAAGGAAATCAGTCAAAGGGATTTTACTGCTGCACTTTATTGAAACTGGATTACCTGTAATTACATTTTAGGCCCGACagctgcagaaaaaacaaaaaaaaaagcactaagtaaaaaaaaacaacaaaaaaacaaaaacctactACTCCTACACATTGCCGTTCACACCGTGTTTTTGCAAGATTCTTGCAAAAACCCAcatctttttagttttttgatTGAAACACCCCCACATTCTTGGTTTGATAAATCTGTCATTTCTGAGCCCATACCTAGATTAATCATGACACGTCCCTTCATTCCCTCTTGACACAAAAAACATTATGCTCCAGCACATGTGACAAGTAATTCTTCACGTTTATCAAAAGAGAACGATTCACACATGagaaatgtacaaaaaaaaaaagacatgtttaTAACATTTTGGAGGTACGAACTGCTGATCTGGCAGCTCGGGTAAACTCATTACTCAGCAGACTGAGACTTTATCAGCAATACATGAGGATTTAAAGCTGCACGGATTTATATATCACCAATCTGAAAGACGCTCACAGTGACAAACCCACAGACAAACCACTTTTCACCCACTAGTTCCCCTCAGCTTTACAGAACACTTTAACCTGTTTTAGCTAATTATTAagcttgcagctttaatgttTACAGCAGCAGATGGCACTTTACACTGGAAACTGCTGCCAAACACCAGCACAGTCTGACACAGGCCAGAATCAAGTAGCTCAAGTGGCTTTTTACTTTTTCCTCTTATGTGATGTTTAAAAGATTCAGTAACTCCTATGCACAAGTTTATCAAAACTTAAACAACACCTCTTTACAACTGTAATAAAGTAGGTAATGAGTTGAATCAGAATACTGATTCATGAAAAATAGaccaataataaataaataaaaagcattaaTTTTTTACATTCCTGCACTGTTTTTGGTTATAGTagccacaaataaaaaaattcatttgttcatttattcttaaaaatccacttttttcatttaaatttctaAAGTTAATtagttgcttttattttgttcccTTTAACTCACGAATGAACGTGCAGCCCTCTGGTCTCATTCGACTTCTCTGGGAGCTTAAACAAGACAGGAAATATCATTTTAAAGTGTCATCTGTGAGTCATCTGTAAAGTTATGCAAGGTAGATTAGCTAGATTATCTCGGATCCATAAACTAGCTCATGCCAAAAGCTTTATCTTTGTTACCTGTTGTATGCAAAGTATCTTGCCACTTCCTGATGATGAAAAGAAGGGGAACACCCACAAGCACACGCCTTATTCTTTTCCTGCAGGCAAAACGATCCAGTTTACTTCTTCTGAAGCCTTTTGACTTCATACAGTAGGTTTGTATTTCAGAGAATAAATGTTGAGCTGTTCCAAAGAATGAATGTTGAACTAGAACAAACACAAGTGTCGTGTTGTCTCAGGCTCTCCTGGCTAGGTGTGACAATGACCACAATTCAGCAGTGTAGTGAAATGTAACCTTATTCTGTTTTCCTCAAAATTTCACGATTAATACATTGCTGGAGaaggttgtttgttttaagcttccactttgtgaattttaaaacattaataaatgatCTCACAAATTCCACGTGAAGAGTCTCTCTTACGTTGAAAACGACTTATCTCTGTGCTTGTGCAATCATGAACTAGTGAACACTTGCAACATCATTAGTTTCCTGAAAAAGGGAGAAGCATGTGTGGGCAAAATGTGCACGTTAGCGCAAAAGAAGAagctctctgttttgttttttcttctgttgttcACTCTGGTTTTTGTatgcgttgtttttttttgtagccACGGCAACAAGAAGGTGTTTTCGTGCCAGGGTCTCCAGCTGGCAGTAAACTGGTTTTGGGACAAAGGGATGCGCGACATCACTGTGTTCGTCCCCCTGTGGAGGAAGGAGCAGCCGAAGCCTGAGGCGCCCATCACAGGTAAGGTCACCTGACAGTGCTGTGCACTCAGCTCAGGTCAGCTGTGTTTGTCAAGTCTCCACTAATTATTCTTGTTCACTGATGAAAAAGTGCCTTTATAATTGAATCCTCCTGGTCAGGGTGAAGTAGAAGTGAAGCCTGATTAACTCACGCTTCAGTTATGATTCCATAATTACTTCAGCGTTTTGTTTGTCAGCATTTACATTCAAGATCCTCAATTTGATTACAGGGATTCTTGGCTCAGTAACCAGGAAGAAATGTCTTTCTATTAAAAggggttttccttcccacttttgccAGGTGCTTACTTGGTTTATCCGGTTGTTGCAGTTTTCCCTTTTCCATTgtaaggtctttaccttactacataaaagtgccttgaggtgatgGTTGTTCGATTTGGCAtttgacataaataaagctgaattgaatTTCCTCCTTTCCTGCTTCACACAGTGGGGTGTGTTATTCTGCCTATTATAAAGCTGcagtcattcattttatttctgttaGGACCATgtgtccatccattttcttcagcTTATTCAATTCAGGGTTAGATAAAATCTGAATGTTATTCCTTTTGCAGTGGGTCTTTCTgtgcacaaacataaaaaacacaaaaaaaccagcAGAAGACTGCAGAGCAAAGCACATCAGTGACAACATATATAAGACTGATTATGTCAACAGACATGGGTTCCAAAGGAGCTTGCAGTGGTAGTTGCAGCATACAGCATGCAGTACATAGAATGAATCTGCTTTAATGTGCCAAATGCAGTCTAATATTTCTAAATCCAGATGATACAGACTAGCAGAGCATTTAAATGGAGACAAGCAGCCACTGTGACAGTACACTCAGTGGTTTATTACACTGTCAATATAATGTATACTGATTAGTGGAACTTTAATCTGTGTTTACGTTACAGTTAAATCATGCCATTTGAATACTAGTACATCCTCAGCTCATATACTTTTGTAATTGTAAGTTTGGCTTACCAACAGTACTCCTGACTCAAATATAATCAAATACACAGAAGCTGCCTGAACGTCctgctgcctgtgtgtgtgcacgtgttaTAAAGAAACCCAACCTGAAACTATGCTGGTCGACAAAGCAGGTTGTTTTTTGTAGTTCATCAGTGTAAAGCTTTAATGTAGTCTGAAGCACTTGTAAACAGTCAGAGTTTCCAGGTAGAAAAAGTGTGCTTCACAGGAAATGATGCATTTTTCTGTTAGAGAAGCAGTTCATTTAAATAAGCTGAAGAAAACAGTGCATGCCACTACACTGTGTGCCACACACTGTCTGATCGGTTATTAGCAAAGCAATcacaaaaatggtaaatggactggtacttaGTGCTTTTGCTATTACCaccctcctgagccacagctcgGAGGATTTGAAGGAAATAAAATCTTTATAAGTGTTCTTAACATGTACTTTGCCAGTGGGGCACATAACAGATGGCTGCTGGTAAATCCCTGTCCCTTCTTCCTGGCTGTTAGAGTCATCTTGTTTGGCAGCTGGTGGCTTCCAATGGAGCCCATCCAATAGTTATGACCTCGTTTCATTGTGAAAAGCAGGTATTGAACCCATAGAGCCTCCTTAAACAATGAGGAAGTGTAAGCATGAAAACTGAAATCCTACACGTCGTTCATGTCCAATCATGTCCAATCATGTCCAATCATGTCGGCTAAAAATAGCTGCTTTccggaaagctgcagtcagctttTATTGCCATTATCAGtgtcaggtaaaaaaaatccacaaattGTTTCTTCCTGGTGTGATGtttactgtaaaaacaaagagacTGAGAAAAGATTAAAAGCTCACATGGAGTACAAGGTGCCTCAGTCACCTGCCTGAATAAATGTCTCGTATCTGTCAAGGACGTTACCACACATCATTTAAAGTAATCTCTAACCTGTATAATATTTGTCCCATAGATCAACATATTCTCCACGAGTTGGAGAGGAGGAAGATCCTGGTGTACACGCCATCCCGCTGCGTAAACGGGAAGAGGGTGGTGTGCTATGATGACCGCTACATAGTCAAGCTGGCCTTTGACTCAGATGGCATCATCGTGTCCAATGACAACTACCGCGACCTGCAGACAGAGAACCTCCAGTGGAAGAAATTCatagaggagaggctgctgatGTACACATTCGCCAATGACAAGTAAGGCTTCTTAAGGGGCAGGTTGAAGGGGGTTACTTGTTTTGCATGGCTGATTGGGGGTGATTTGCCCCACTATTGGACCATGTGTTCAGCTAGACTAACTGCAACTCTGTGCCGGTGCAGGTTCATGCCTCCAGATGATCCTCTGGGCAGGAATGGTCCCACTATTGATGATTTTCTGAGAAAGAAGCCACGCACCCCAGAAAACAAGCTGCAGCATTGTCCATATGGTTAGTACGGTCTATTTGAACAGACAGCTCATGTTACACTTCCTTGTGCTCCTCTAAagataagaaaaaatatatacaatcaATGGAACTTCTGTGTAAATAGAGGTTTGTTTTCTGAGCAGATACCATTTCAAGTTCAGTCACCAGGGAtacacccacacacccacacacacactgctgttaAGCAAACATGACAGTAAGCAAATatgatgcatttcttgcatCAGAAGATTCCCACCAGCATTTCCTGTCCAAACTTCAGCACACACAGCAGAGGACCAGTGCATACAAACAGGTCGTTTTACACTAGTATCATGAgtatttatgtttaaaagtagctgatctaaggagcttagaaagaaaaaaaaaaaagcatctggacttctttaagttgcttgaagccgtttcacctctcatccaagaagcttcttcagttctagggactgaagaagcttctcggatgagaggtgaaacatcttcaagcaactgaaagaagtccagatgcttttctttctaagctccttagactatgatgacctggatgactgagaacctttacAGACAATAGTAACTGATAAAGCTAATTTTACTTTGAAGAAGACATTCTGCTTTAAGCAGTGAGTAGCTTTGCATAATTCCAAGTTCAAAAATAATTCTCAGTCCCTACAAGACGAttaaccccaacaatcaaatgaccctctttccttcccactgttgccaaagtgctcaaaaactcaattttaacaggaagaaaaccagcaaaaccaggctcagtgagagGCGGCTATCTGCCAAGACCAGTTGGGGGTGATGGGAGGGAAACAGGACGAAATAGTTagaaattaataataactaatgattaaatataGAATGGTAGCGGTGGTAATTCACCCTATAATTGATAAAAATGACCTTGAAATCCAAATAAGTCATCCACCACTGTTGAGGTGAACAGCTCATTCATTTGGTAGTTGATATAATTCAGTGAGGGCCACAGGTTCAGTTCACGTCTACTTTTGTATATGGAATTTTCTCCAATATGGCACAACCAAATGGAAAGTTTATGACATACTCCGGTTTCTGGGAATGTGCCTGTGTCTAAAATACAGCCTTAAATCTGGTGTGGAGTTTAATAACTGTAATCACCAGCATGTAAAATAGTTTGAAACTTGAGTAAACCTTCCCCCCTCCAGAAAAAACAGTAAAGCCCAGACTTTCTGACTGCGAAGTAGTAAATGTGGGAAATGCTGGAGATAAACCCAGACTGACCACAGTGTATTCCTGACATTATCTCAATATTTCATAAGAATAGAATGATTTTTCAGCCCACAGAGGAAGTATAAAGTCTCCAGATGTCATTACAAAACTCAGATTTCAACACATCACAacctttttttaatgactggtacagttttttgtttaaaaaaaaaaaaaaaaaaaaaaaaaaaagtaaggttGTTAAATGTTGAAATCATGTGCTTTATGGCCAACAAATGAGGAGAAACTGAGCCAGTAGGGGGCTCTGGCTTCACTTGTCTGCGCTCATTCAGCAGTGACTTTTCAACTGGAGAATTTGAAATTTGTGGAAGGCCCTGATCTCTCAGGAAGAGCTTAGCTGAGGAGTCAGTCAGTGACTGGACTTAAAGACATCCATTTATAAGACAGCTACAAAGTGCCCTACACTGTGAGtgccaaagaaacaaagagagcAGATGATTTGTTTGTAATTCTAGTGGCTTTTACACACATCCTGAGCTAAAGTTTAGCTTGTAGTGGCCCAGACACAATTTCTAATTTTGGgaatttgtatttttgtcttttaggaAAGAAATGCACTTATGGAGTAAAGTGTAAGTTCTACCATCCAGAGAGGGCCAACCAGTCCCAGTTGTCAGTGGCTGATGAGCTGAGGGCCctaagagacagagacagagccaAGAACATCTCCCCTGCTGCATATCAGCAGGAGCACAGGTACATCTCCACCCCTCCACCTCTGGGCATAGATGAGCTGTCACACAGGGCTTCGCCAGGGGAGCAGTCCATCTGTCAGAGGGACACCAGCAGCCCGAGAAACCAAATGAACTCAAGTCTCCAACACTGCCCGAGCCCAGATATAGATGAAGCCTTCAGCTCCATGGACAGCTCTCTGTCCAGGCTCTATATCCATGACATGGCCTACAGCAGGGAGCAACCTGTGCACAGCTGCAGCAGCGGGGTGGCCAGCTACAGCCTGAGTCAAGATGAGTACTCTGGGTCTTATGGTGGCAACGCCCCGAGGATCTGCCTGAACGGGGGTTACTACGCTCAGCCAAATGGACTGGCATCGCGTGAGCCCCCCACGTGCAGTCAATGCAGGTGCTGTCACCAGCAGACCAGACTATCCCCAAAcagccaccagcagcagcagcaccaccacCTCCAGCAGCATGGATGGAGCTCATGTCCAGCTCTACCACCACATAATGGGGAGCTTCCCTCTCAATTTGCAGAGAAGCAGTACTACAGACAGCCCTCCCACAGACAGACCCACAGCTTGCCCAGGGACCCATGGGTGCAGGGCAGCCTGTCTGACCCTAGGCTGAGCAGTGGGGCTAAGAGCCCATTGAGCGAGCGGAGGAAGGCTCTGAGGATCCAGCTTAGCACCCTATTCCCCCAGAACATGGTAGAGCAAGTCATGAATGCTTACCCGCACGTGTCTGACATGTCTGAACTGATTTCTCTCATCCAGAACTACAGAGCGAGCCACTTCAGTTTCTAGATcccaaggattttttttttttacatttcttcaaACCGAGCCCATGTTGGAGTTCTCAAttcaaaagaaaagtgaaaactgAAGAACGAGAGCACTTCTCGAAATTACTGTGAATTCATTATGACAGTTTGTACTGTGCAAAATGATTTGTCTTGCTTGAACATGATGCAAACTTACCCTTCATTTGAAGCATTACAAAGTGACACGATCTGCAGAAAATGTAGCAGATTGAGTGCTCTCTCTTTATCCTAGTGTAAAAGTGCAATGCACTAAGCTCCATACAAGCTACTTATTGTAGCCTGaaaattttgtgttttaaataaaagcagcaTGTGTTGTTTTCCCATGTTGCCTCAAAGTGAGGAACGCTATATTCTATATTTCTGTAAAGAATGTCATTGATCTATTTTTAATATGAATTCGAATGCCTTGTTTTTGCTGAGAAATAAAAGCGCTCAAACCACATTACCACTGGGTAATTTTCTATTTGAAACTGTGCTTATAGATGTGAAGCTAAGGTGAAATTTCAATGCCattaatgtcattaaaaaaagaaaagaaaaaaaagacagccaTTGCTCTCTGATGGTAGCTTTagtagagcagctttgcatgatttacaGTTCAAAATGATCCTTATTTTGGTGCATGCCATCaatctgaaacaagctgtttacaCCTAGGGCTGCATCAGAGAAACAAACATAGCTTCTGGATCTGAAAAGTAAAGTCTGTACAGAAGTGCCACCACCCTGCGTACATCTCCTCCAGCTGAGCTTTTTGCTCAGTGATTTGTGTACATACACCGATTTCACGATTTTAAACTCTGGCCATACTGGAACAGTACAGAACAGCAAATAAGGAACAGCAGAGTACGTCTACTTTAAAGTGAGCCCGCTGTTCAACCAGTAATGACGCTGCAGACGTTTTCCTTCACACGTCAAGCACATGCATGTTCCTCCCGAGACACGGGCTTCTGAGCCTCTTTTTAAACCTGtgtgacattttgttttgtgtttaatgtACCGTTGCATTTCCCAGAAAGCTGTTGACTTACAAAAGACTGGACGAAATACAAGGAAGCAGGAAATAAACCAAGAGGAGGCCAGAGTGCTCTCTGACATGTGAGCACTTTTGCAATATCTTTCTTCCTTGGTTTTTAAGGGCTGACATAAAAGGTCCATAGGCCATGGCCATAAAAATGCAGGTAGTAGATAACACGATGAAACGCTGAAATGTGATAATAAAGATAAAGCTGGAAATTATTGCTTCATTTTGCTATATTAGGCAATTTTGAAAAAGACTGCATCATAAATTTCTTTTTATCTAACCATCTGCAGGGAAACAATCTCCCAGCCAACCTGTACACTGAGCTATACTGCCATCTAGTGGACAGAACATTCAGAACAtgacagaagcagcacaaacattctgaatagatttttttttttaatttttacaaaTAACTTATCTGTTACAAAGACAGTTTTCCCAGCTAAAATCAAAAAACACTTTAGATgtccaaatttttttttttcatgtattaaaacatgaataaactGCCTCTTCACACCAAGGTGCAGATAAAGCTGAAAACTGGTTTTTGGGggttggaaaaagaaaaaagtatgacATTAAGTGCTTAAGAGACAAGAATTCATTTATAAATTCATAAATCAGTGAGTTAAAGTCATAGGAAATTTtaggggtttaaaaaaaaaacaaaacaaacaaacttggaTGTGACAGGGCAGGTTATTAATACAAAGGCACTAATGCAAGCCATTGTTTCACATAATCCACAGTTCCACAGTGAAACATGACAGGAAGTACATTTTAGAAAAACCCTCTGCAATAAAAGCTTAGGAGGATGAACTGCTCCAAAGCAAAGTGTGCAGAATAGACAGTTTGTTTTGCCTCAACTGCTCCCAACACGCAACAATCCTGACTGTAAGGCACAGGAACACCTTTAACAGAAATATATTCACTTTGACCTTTGGTACCTAACAAAAAGCCAATTCAGGCACACAGCAACATGGAAACTGTTCCAGGAGCACTTTGACATGGTTCTTGATTGCACTGGAGAGTGAGTGTCTCTTTGCACTGAGGTGTCGTTGTCCTCCAAACATCAAAACTACATTCCAGTTGTCAGATAAGATGGCAGTTTGTTATTTACCCCTTCCCTCCCCTCTCCAAACCCACCCCCAACAGTCCCGAACGTAATTGGTGtcctggaaaacaaaaacacacactcacgcttacactcgcacgcacacacatacactcacaaaacaggaaaaaaacaaaaacaagacgcCTCCATCGCCTTCCACTTTTGCTGCATCTGCAGATCATACACAGGAACCTCAGCAATGACGCGGGCGATGAACGGGCCGGGCAGACGTAGCTTCATGATGACTGCGAGGGGTTTGAACAGCTCCACTCCTCTCCTTCTGCAAGGCTTCAACTCTCACAGAAATCAAAGCTTAAAAAGGGGGCACGGTGCTTATTTGGTTGAAAGAAGGGAATCAAAACAAGTTAATAAAAGTCTATAAAGCTATACTTACAGGAAATACAAGTGATTCATAGTGTGAGGAAGAACGGTTTTAAAAGGCACATTCTAAAATTATGTACAGTAAAAAGCTTGAGGGGAGTTTCTGCCTCCGTGTTCTGTACACAAACCATGCAACCGTTTTTTGTTTCGCGTTTTGGTAACTCACGATCAGAGACACAGAGAATGGCGCTGAGGAAAGTAGGCACGTTTGAGTGACAGCAACACTGGCGGTTCCTCCTTTGGCATCCACTacaaacagcaaacaaactTTAAAGTCCACGAGTTCCCTTCAAGTGGAGAACGGTGGCTCAACACAGTTCCCACCCCCCCTTCCCCAGTCATGCcaccaccacagaagaagaagaaaagggacaaaaaaaaaagaaaaatcagcaaaaGGCACATCTGTgttgagtgtgcatgtgtgcaatcACGCTGCAGGGCCACGCTTGTAATACTGTGAAGTGGGAGCAGCGAGGTATCCCCAGGGTGTAAAGTGTCACCTGTCGAGCAAGGGATGTGTGGAGAACGGGACCCCACACTATGCCAGTCTCTAAGGTGAGGTATCATCCGACTCTGCCAGCCTATATTAAGAAACGCAAGCTGTAAACACCATCCAGTCAAGCCTTCAATGGACAGTGTTCTACAAGCCTATAGAGAGgagaagaaaataacaaaacaaaacaaaacaaaaaaacaaaaacaaatgggcTGCACGGTGTACGAGGACTATGCCCTGTCCCGGTTTTCATACATCTAGGAAGTAACAGACAGAGCCCCGGTCTGTTCTAATCTGCTAGAAGACAGGCGGGCAGAGGAAGGGGCAGCGCGTCGCAGCCTTGTTGGCTCAGAAGTTCCGCGGGAAATCGCACTGTTCACAGCGGATCAGGGCAGGGTGATTGAGGAAGGTGCAGGCTGTGCAGCTCCACTGCGTCCCCTCGTCCTCCTGGTCTGTGATGGGCTTCACACTCTTACTGCCCGTGTCtgagaaggagaagaggagtCGAGTGAGGGATGGGACAGATGTAACATCACAAGCATAAGAATGCATTTA from Maylandia zebra isolate NMK-2024a linkage group LG15, Mzebra_GT3a, whole genome shotgun sequence includes the following:
- the LOC101483526 gene encoding putative ribonuclease ZC3H12D codes for the protein MSHNKEAKSRIPQPDGPERAKEEERSHSDSLATMDAKVERFLKLGYSYSDILRVLESLRHDAQTNDILEELIKTCHTRTHNNRSVPNSPKLVPRGCSPSPSQARPGPDREAAAGFRPVVIDGSNVAMSHGNKKVFSCQGLQLAVNWFWDKGMRDITVFVPLWRKEQPKPEAPITDQHILHELERRKILVYTPSRCVNGKRVVCYDDRYIVKLAFDSDGIIVSNDNYRDLQTENLQWKKFIEERLLMYTFANDKFMPPDDPLGRNGPTIDDFLRKKPRTPENKLQHCPYGKKCTYGVKCKFYHPERANQSQLSVADELRALRDRDRAKNISPAAYQQEHRYISTPPPLGIDELSHRASPGEQSICQRDTSSPRNQMNSSLQHCPSPDIDEAFSSMDSSLSRLYIHDMAYSREQPVHSCSSGVASYSLSQDEYSGSYGGNAPRICLNGGYYAQPNGLASREPPTCSQCRCCHQQTRLSPNSHQQQQHHHLQQHGWSSCPALPPHNGELPSQFAEKQYYRQPSHRQTHSLPRDPWVQGSLSDPRLSSGAKSPLSERRKALRIQLSTLFPQNMVEQVMNAYPHVSDMSELISLIQNYRASHFSF